The following DNA comes from Saccharomyces cerevisiae S288C chromosome XIII, complete sequence.
CCATTAATACTAATAACTTCTCTCATTGTTTGTTTGCAGTTGTAAGTTTACAGATCTTGGGTGGCGAGAACTGTTGTAGACGGATATACTGAATTGGGTAAAACGATATAGTAgatgtttttgttttgttttgttttgttttgtagTTTAGTTTTTCCCTTGGCTCGAGGCGTTTTCGCGTGGCATAACCCGGCCGGAAACTACGGTGATATTATCGTCTGgcacatatatatatatatatatgtaaacTATACTTATATTAATAGTTTCCGATCGTCTTATTACTCACTTACTATCAATGGAAGCACTATTTCATTACTtaaaaaatactttctaTTGCAGGATCTGAAACAGTCAGTTATAATGGAAAAAGTATGCAATTGTGTTTTCTTAAAGAAGGATACAgatatttatatatgttaGTTCCTCTGGAATATATCGCTAGATGCATTAAACATGAAGAAATTTGCCGTATGAATTATTCCTGTATGTACACCAAATGTGTCATGatcttcttgtttcttcAATGTGGCGCTGGCATTCGAGAGTGATGATGCTTGGTGTGAGCACTTGAAATGTCTCCTCTTTAAGAAAGACAATCCTATCCTTTCATGATCAAGGGCTTCTAAGGCGTCTCTCAATGCCAATTTCAAATCGGTAGGGTCTGACACGGTCTGGTAGCATTTATTAATGCAGTGGGTAAGGAAGAGGGAGGGCTTGATAATGTGGTTGGCTGAAATCGGATGGCAGTGCCCGCCATTGATAGACTCAAATTTTACTGTCTTCGTACAGTGGTTGAAGGTCAGTATGAGTTTTGACTCGCAGATCAAATGTATTTTGTACTTTTCAGGAGTCCTTGTTCTTTGTATACGCTTATTGCTGAGTTGCTCGTGAACATTCATCTCACAAACGAGTTCGTACTTGTTCttattgattttctttgtccTGTAGATGAAACTAATGAATGAATATACTCTAACGAACTGCTCAAACGACAGGGTACATAGGAACTCGAAGGAGGATTTTGGATGCTTGAAAATAAAGTCCCTGAAGTTTAGAATGTTGTTGATATTTTCGATCTCGTCCTTGTTTACTGGATGGTGATATTCCTGTGCGCATGCAATTAGTTGTTTACCAGACCTAACTTTGCTCAATTGTGCCTTTGTTTTTGCACAACCAATGTAGTTTGGAATCTTCCTAATTAATTCCTCGGTACTATCTCGCTCAACATCACGGCCGCCGCCATTCCCGATCACAATTTTGGGCAGGATAGGATGTGAAACTCTGTCCTCTACTGTGCTGGGCACAGGCGACGGTGGTAGTTTCAAATCTGGCAGCTTTATGGCGACCGGGGCCAAAGGGGGTGAGGGAGCCGTTGCTTCAAACTGAGGTCTTGGGGAGGTCATAGGTGTGATAATAGGCATCATTGCGGCATGATTTCGTACAGCGACAGGGATAGTGACAACCTGTTGTGACCAATGGACGGGCGTATTTGTGCTCATAGAAGGCAATATGGGTGTTGGCAAGCACCTGGGGCTGGAGTACCCAAATGTCAGCGAATGTTGTTGATCTAACGCCAATATGATTGGGGGCAGAACGGGCGATAGGCACTGCCTGCCTGGAGGTGTTCTGGGAACGTGCGCCTGGTTGTTGTTATATACATGTAAATAGTCCATTGAGTC
Coding sequences within:
- a CDS encoding uncharacterized protein (hypothetical protein; transcriptionally regulated by Upc2p via an upstream sterol response element; strong increase in transcript abundance during anaerobic growth compared to aerobic growth; cells deleted for YML083C do not exhibit growth defects in anerobic or anaerobic conditions) translates to MDYLHVYNNNQAHVPRTPPGRQCLSPVLPPIILALDQQHSLTFGYSSPRCLPTPILPSMSTNTPVHWSQQVVTIPVAVRNHAAMMPIITPMTSPRPQFEATAPSPPLAPVAIKLPDLKLPPSPVPSTVEDRVSHPILPKIVIGNGGGRDVERDSTEELIRKIPNYIGCAKTKAQLSKVRSGKQLIACAQEYHHPVNKDEIENINNILNFRDFIFKHPKSSFEFLCTLSFEQFVRVYSFISFIYRTKKINKNKYELVCEMNVHEQLSNKRIQRTRTPEKYKIHLICESKLILTFNHCTKTVKFESINGGHCHPISANHIIKPSLFLTHCINKCYQTVSDPTDLKLALRDALEALDHERIGLSFLKRRHFKCSHQASSLSNASATLKKQEDHDTFGVHTGIIHTANFFMFNASSDIFQRN